The Desulfosoma sp. sequence ATGTCGGAAAGTCTCGTGGCCAAGGATCAGCGCTTTATGAGCATTGCGCAAGGGACCAAGGCTGTGTCCGCGGCGACGGCCGAAAAACTATGGTATCAGTTTGTAGAGCAAGTCAGTGAATCCCTTCTGGTGGAAGTTTCCAATCGTATCGGTCATCAGGTGTTAAACGCCAATCTTTTTGACATCTTCGGCAGCCTTGGCTCGGCCGGCGCTCTTTATAGCCTCGTGGCACCGTATCTCGTCGCCTTTTCCCATTTTCGACAAGATGTGGCGCTGGCCAAGGAAGTGGCGCACAAACTTTGCCCGGGCACGATTCCGGCCCAAAGTGGTCAAGAAACGGCGGTTGCTCACTTTTCCGATACGGTTTTCGAAGTCAACGGTGTGGCTCGAACCCTGGTTCAACAACTCCAAGTGGCTCAAAGTTTGGGGCACCGCCTGGTGCTTTTAACGTCCGAGAAAGTGAACCGGGATCCTCCGGTTGGGGTTATCAACTTCGAACCGATCGGTCATTACACGTTGCCGGAATATCCTGAGCTTTCTCTGAACATTCCACCGCTTCTAAAGATATTGCGTTATTGCTATGAACAAAACTTTACACAAATCCATGCCGCAACACCAGGCCCTATGGGTCTGGCGGCTCTGGTTGTCGCCCGCACACTTTTTCTCCCTATCGTCGCAACCTATCACACAGCCTTTCCTCAGTATGTCCAAAACTTGACGAATGATGAAGGGCTTGCGTCGCTCACGTGGCGGTTTGTCATTTGGTACTATCAACAGATGGATCATGTTTACGTTCCGTCGGCGGCGACAGCTGAGGAGCTGGTTGCCCACGGGCTTTCTGCCGAGAAAATTTCCACTTATCCTAGAGGCGTGGATATCGAACTCTTTTCGCCTCGAAAACGTTCGTTTTATTTTCGGGTAAAGTACAAGATCGGCCATAGGTTGGCGGCGCTTTACGTGGGTCGGCTTTCCAAGGAAAAAAACTTAGATCTTTTAATCCGCGCCTTTAAAAAATGGCACGAAAAATATCCCAATACGGCCCTCGTGGTTGTGGGCGACGGTCCTTATCGCGAAGCCATGGAACAAGCTCTCAAAGGCACCCATACGGTCTTTACGGGGTATCTTTTTGAAGAAGCTTTGGCCGAAGCCTACGCCTCCTGCGATTTTCTTGTTTTTCCCAGCACTACGGACACTTTCGGCAATGTGGTTCTGGAGGCTCAAGCTTCAGGACTGCCCGTGATCGTGAGCGACTCCGGTGGGCCTCAAGAGAACATTATTCCTGGACGTACGGGCTGGATTTTTCAAGGCGACGACGACGAAAGCCTTTTTAAGCGCATGGAATGGATGTGTCTGCATCGAGAAAAGCGGGTAGCCATGGGCAAGGAGGCCAAAAAAGCCATGGAAGGACGCAGCTTCCAAAGGGCCTTTGAAGGTCTGTGGGAGATGTTCAGCGGCTCATCCGCCGGGGAAGAGATACGTTTTCGCAAAGCCGTGTAAATTTTGTGTCCGTGTACGAAAAGGATTTCTTTTCGAAACTTTACGCCCTGGTGCTGGGAGCCCACGGCGAAATCTGTCGACCTGGAAACTTGTTCCTCTATGAAGAAAAAGGACGCTTTTGCCGAAAGTGTGAGGGTGTTTCCCCCGTCATGACCGATTTCCAAATCCATTCACAAGGCAAAAGGCGTTCTGGAACCGCTTTCAGGTTTGACACCATAGAAACGCATAGGGATCGTATTGGAAAAGGATACTATGATGAAAAAAATATCTTCAAACGCTTTTGTTCCAAAAAACAAACTTCTTTGGCAACCGATTGTCAGGTGCCTTGAAAGGTTGACGGGGCTCCATCCTTTGGAAAAAACCTACCAGGGATTGCCTCGACCTTTGGATCCGGAACGTTTTCTCCAAGAAGCCTTGCGAGCTTTACAAATCGATGTGCTCATTCACGGAGAGGAGATTTCCATTCCTTCCAAGGGATCGCTTCTGGTGGTGGCGAACCATCCCTTCGGAGGTCTGGAAGGACTGGTGGCAGCCTCCGTGCTTTTGTCCGTGCGAAAAGATTTGAAAATCATGGCAAATCAGTTTCTTGGAAAGATCCCTGAGATTTCTCCATTGATCGTGGGAGTCAACCCTTTTGAAAGATTAGGATCTCGATACGAAAACGTCAGACCGACGCTTCAATGCCTCAAATGGCTAAAAGGTGGAGGCGCTTTATTGGTTTTTCCGTCGGGGACCGTTTCGCATTTTCAGATGAGAAAAAGAGGGATCACCGATCCGCCGTGGAGTTCCAGCGTCGGGCGTCTTGTCCTTTGGAGTCGTTCCAGCGTCCTTCCCATCTATTTTGAGGGGGCTAACAGTTTCTGGTTTCATTTTTTGGGACTGTTTCATCCCTTACTTCGAACCTTACTGTTGCCCCGTGAGCTTCACAACAAAAGAGGACGTCAGGTTCAAATGACCATCGGGCCTGTGTTTTCTTTTGAAGAGCTTTGTCAGATGGAATCTGCGGACGTTATCACCGAATATC is a genomic window containing:
- a CDS encoding glycosyltransferase; the protein is MKADLHVHSRFSTRPSHWILQKLGCPESFTQPEEVYRVARSKGMDLVTITDHNTIDGVLEIAHLPGVFISEEVTTYFPEDRCKIHVLVYDISEKQHQDIGKIRENIYDLVTYLRDQGIIHAVAHPLYSLNGKLTTEHFEKMLLLFRIFELNGARNDFQNQVLQALLPHVNHQLLHDLADKHNRLTVPIDLSPKALIGGSDDHSSLNIARTWTQASRAQDMGSFLEELRHGQPHVAGTPATPLTMAHNLYGIAYQYYRDRFGLSRHLHKDLLLRFLERVLDIHHEGAFRSWSARVYDLARSARLWRRRDHHRQDLPSVKAFWKMSESLVAKDQRFMSIAQGTKAVSAATAEKLWYQFVEQVSESLLVEVSNRIGHQVLNANLFDIFGSLGSAGALYSLVAPYLVAFSHFRQDVALAKEVAHKLCPGTIPAQSGQETAVAHFSDTVFEVNGVARTLVQQLQVAQSLGHRLVLLTSEKVNRDPPVGVINFEPIGHYTLPEYPELSLNIPPLLKILRYCYEQNFTQIHAATPGPMGLAALVVARTLFLPIVATYHTAFPQYVQNLTNDEGLASLTWRFVIWYYQQMDHVYVPSAATAEELVAHGLSAEKISTYPRGVDIELFSPRKRSFYFRVKYKIGHRLAALYVGRLSKEKNLDLLIRAFKKWHEKYPNTALVVVGDGPYREAMEQALKGTHTVFTGYLFEEALAEAYASCDFLVFPSTTDTFGNVVLEAQASGLPVIVSDSGGPQENIIPGRTGWIFQGDDDESLFKRMEWMCLHREKRVAMGKEAKKAMEGRSFQRAFEGLWEMFSGSSAGEEIRFRKAV